In Flavobacterium hankyongi, the genomic window TTTCTTTAATAATTTGAGTTGATTTTTTGTCAAATTTAGTTGTAAAGTTTTCAAAATCAGATGTAGAAAATTGTAAAATTCCATTGCCAATTGAAGCGGATTCTTCCAATTGGATTTTATTTACTCCTTTTTTTATGGAATCAATTTGACGAAAGATTAAATCGAAGCTTTTTTTTTGATTATAAAGTGCTATAAACTCATGACTTGTTAATCCCGCTTTTAAAGCCTTTTGCAAATCAAGAATAATTTTTGAGGCTTTTTCTAAACGTTCAATTTTGTTGCCGTTGATTTGGATAAATGGTTTGTTGTAGTCTATCAAATTTTGTTTGAAAACTTCAAATGAGTTGTCTCTGTATTCTTGACTATCACGTAATCCATCAGCTTCCCAAGGAACATCTTTATCGGTAAGAAAGTATAAATCATAATGATGTGATCTTGCAGCTTCCTCAAGCTCCTTTGAACAATGATTATAATATATATCCGAATAAACTTTGGTTACCAAAGCATTAGTATCACAAAATAAAAATTCTTTTGAGTTTTCAAGTGCTTTGTTTTCAAGTGCCGTTTGACCAATTGCGATTGGTAATAAATCTTTTTCTTCACAATCACGACCTTCTTTAATCTTGATTTCTTCTAGAAAATCTCTTGCAAATTCAGGAATCCAAACAGTGTTAAAATGTTCTGCCAACTGACGAGCAAGAGTAGTTTTACCCGTGCTTTCAGGTCCGTAGGTAGTTATTCTAAGGATGTTTGTGTTTTTTTGTCTAAGATTTTCTTCCATTCTAGATAAGCTAGTACTGCTAATATTGTGAAAATTACATATTGGAGTGCAAAGATATAAAGTTCTCGGTACCAAAAGATAGGAACTACTAATAAATCACCTAATATCCATAACGTCCAGTTTTCAATTTTCTTTAAAGCCATGTACCACATTGCAGTAAAAAAAACAGATGTCGTGAAAATGTCAATCCAGTTATTTGGTTTTATTTCTACCCCAAAAACTGTGTAAATTAAAAAGCAAATGAGTCCAGTAAGTATAAACATACCAGCTCCAATAAATTTTTCTTTGTTGTTTGTGCGTGTGATTTGTAAGTTGTCTTCGTTTGAATTTCCAAATTTTGTCCACTTATACCAACCAAAAATGCTCATTATGGTGTAATAAATATTTATACTCATATCTGCCAAATATTGAGCCTTAAACATTACATAGACAGTTAATATAGTTGCAATAATTCCTGTAGGAAAAACTAAAAAACTTTCTTTTTTAGCATACCAAACACTTAAAATGCCAAATATGAAGGCAATTGACTCTAGCCAG contains:
- the pnuC gene encoding nicotinamide riboside transporter PnuC, whose translation is MIDQILSQYQNVPSWQIWLESIAFIFGILSVWYAKKESFLVFPTGIIATILTVYVMFKAQYLADMSINIYYTIMSIFGWYKWTKFGNSNEDNLQITRTNNKEKFIGAGMFILTGLICFLIYTVFGVEIKPNNWIDIFTTSVFFTAMWYMALKKIENWTLWILGDLLVVPIFWYRELYIFALQYVIFTILAVLAYLEWKKILDKKTQTSLE